The Pseudanabaena sp. ABRG5-3 genome includes the window CAATCACAAAGCAAATTGGAGATCGCGATAGTGAAATAATTTCTCTCATTGGTTTGGGCAATGCCTATGACAAACTTGGGCAATACCAAAAAGCAATTGATTTGTTTCAGCAGTCCCTAGCAATTTCTAAGCAAGTCAGTAATCGTAATTATGAATCAAATTCGCTCATTGGTTTGGGCAATGCCTATGACAAACTTGGGCAATACCAAAAAGCAATTGATTTGTTTCAGCAGTCCCTAGCAGTCTCTAAGCAAATCGGCAATCTCATTGGTGAATCATATGCGTTCGCTAATCTAGGCAATGCATACTACAGCCTCGGACAATACCAAAAAGCAATTGATTTCCATCAGCAGTCCCTAGTAATCCATAAGCAAATCAGAGATCGCAATGGTGAAGCGAAGTCTTTTAGTAATCTAGGCAATGCATACTACAGCCTCGGACAATACCAAAAAGCAATTGATTTCCATCAGCAGTCCCTAGTAATCCATAAGCAAATCGGAGATCGCAATGGTGAAGCAAAGTCTTTTAGTCATCTAGGCAGTGCCTACGAAAGACTCGGACAATACCAAAAAGCAATTGATTTCCATCAGCAGTCCCTAGTAATCCATAAGCAAATCGGAGATCGCAATGGTGAAGCAAAGTCTTTTAATAATCTAGGCAATGCATACTACAGCCTCGGACAATACCAAAAAGCAATTGATTTCTATCAGCAGTCCCTAGTAATCCTTGAGCAAATTGGTACTCTCAATGTTAAATCATCTGTACTAACTAATCTGGGTAATGCATACTTCAAAATCGGACAATACCAAAAAGGAATTGACTTCTATCAGCAGTCCCTAGCAATCACAAAGCAAATCGGTAAGCGCAATGGTGAAGCAAGTTTGCTTGGTAATCTGGGCACTACCTACTCAATCTTCGGACAGTACCAAAAAGCAATTGATTTGTTGCAGCAATCTTTAGCAATCACAAAGCAAATCGGTGATCGAAGTGGTGAAGCATTATCTCTCAATAATTTGGGTTTTACTTTTTACAAACTTAACCAACCCGAACTTTCAATTCTCTATTATAAACAAGCCATCAACGTAACTGAATCCATCCGTAAAGACATACGCGGACTAAGTAAAGAAGAACAAAAATTATACCTAAACACCATTGAAAGCCGATATCGAAACTTCACAGACATCCTCCTCCAACAAAACCGCATCATCGAAGCCCTGCAAGTTCTCGACCTCCTCAAAGTCCAAGAACTCGAAGACTATCTCAAAAACATCAAAGGCAGTGACAGATCGGCACAGGGAGTCAGACTATTAGCACCAGAACAAGCTCTTAGCGACAAGCTGTTAGCCGTAAGCCCTGACAATAGCCAAGCCATCAACAATCAACTTGCCAGTCAAATCCAACAACTTCCCCAAACCGAAATCAACAAAGTTCCTGACTATCTCAACCAAATCCCCAATGGAACTGTATTACTCTATCCCTTTGTTTTAGGCGATCGCCTCGAAATCATCCTCTTCTCCCCCAACAACCTCCCCATCCGCCGCACTACCAACATCTCCAAAGACCAACTAGAAACCTTAATTATTGATTTTAGAGCAGGACTCTTTGATGCTGGTTCCGAAGATGTCAAAGAGCCATCAATACAACTCTATAACCTCCTGATTAAACCCATCGAAACCGAACTCGCTCAATTCAACGCCAAAACTATCCTCTATGCACCCGATGGACAACTACGCTACATCCCCATCGCTGCACTCTATGACGGCAAACAATGGCTAGTCGAAAAATACCAAATTAGCAACCTCATCGCCTATACTCTCTCCGACTTTTCACCACAACCCAAAAACGCACCCAACATCCTTGCAGGAGCCTTTGGCGGTAAAGCAGGCGAACGTAAATTTGGACAAGCAGCCCTACCCGCAACCGTTAAAGAAGTTCAAGCGATCGCCAACTCCTTCAACAACTCAGTCACCCTCATCGAAGAACAATTTAGTCGTCAAGCGATCGAATCAAAATTCAAAAATCATAATATTCTCCATCTTGCCACCCATGCCGAATTTAACACTGGTGCGCCAGACAACTCCTTTATTATCTTTGGCAATGGCGACAAAATCCGTCTCAATGAAATTACCGATTGGCAGATTCCGAATATTGATTTGATTGTACTGAGTGCCTGTCAGACAGGAGTAGGAAAACTCGGTAGTGGTGTAGAAATTTTAGGCTTTGGCTATCAAGTCCAAAAAGCAGGCGCAAAACAAGCGATCGCCTCGCTGTGGTCAGTTAGTGACGTTGGTACTCAAGCGCTTATGGAAACTTTTTATGGCGAACTGCAAAAAGGCGATATCCCCGTTGCTGAGGCATTACGCAAAGCACAGATTTCTCTAATTAAATCAGAAAAATATAATCATCCTAATTACTGGTCGGCATTTTTTGCGATCGGTAATGGTTTGTAAATCAATTAATCTAGGTAGTACGCCCCAAAATACGGAACAAAATCGTAGATTTTGAGACTATTTTGAACGTAAAGATATCTGATGCTAAACAGAAATTTGCATGAATTACCCAAAGATCATCGCGGCAACTTTAGTAGCTTTAGTTCAAGCCTGTGGCACAGCTTCCACAAAGGCTCTAGACAATACCCCAATATCGCAGGAGGCGATCGCAGGATCTGGGAGTCAAGCTCAAGTTACGCCTAATTCTTCTAATAATCCAATTAATGGAAGTTCTCCTCAAAAGGTAAATACTGATCAGCAGAATGCTGAAGTTGAGCAACAGAGCAATGCACCTCTAGCTGTCTCCTGTGCAAAAGAGGAATACACAAGTTTCTTTGAGCAGTTTGTGCGTGGCAAAGATGATCAGGGTAATGAGATTCGCTATACCTTTACATCACACTATGTGCAAGTTAGAGATTATCAAGATCCTAGTAAGCTTTTGGAGATGATGAGTAGAAAGAATGATGAGTTTAGTATTTCTATCAGGGATTATACTTGGGTACAGCTAGTTCCTTCTCAAGTTGATAATAGTCCCTATACACGCTTGAAGTTAGATTTTCAAAGAGTGAATGATAAAACCTTTCGGGTAGATTACATCAAGGCGCAATATGGAGGTGCGGATGAAAAGGAACGGCTAGTGCGAACCTATGGCGAACCCAATGCTTATATTTTTGAACATCGCAATGGCTGCTGGTATCTCACCCAAAAATTGCAATCAACTAAGCGATCGCCTAACAATAATGCACCCACAAGTAGCAAAGCGATGATTGAATCCCAACTAACGCAACAAATGCCCTATGGTGATTTACGCAATATTTTACTCAATCGTGGTTGGCAACCAGTAGTTACGCCAGATTGTAAAACCAATGTGGGGGGCAAAGCGGAAGTCTGCGATCAACTCCCTGAGGTTGAGGCATGTAGTGGCGATGGATATTGCCTGATGAATTTTGCTAATCAAAGTGATGGCTCAAAGCTCACGGTTACAACCTATGGCGACTATCGAGATTGGCGTACCACTGGTCAAGAGTCGAAATTGCGAGTGACACGCTGGCAATAGCTATGCGAGGTACAGAAGTTAGTTTCCCCGCCGAAGGCGGGGAAGCTAACCAACTGCTATAGATGGGATTGAAGATCGAAAAAATTTCGGTTATCGTTTGTTGAGACTGCGAAAAAGCATTTTACTAATAGGTTTAAGGCTATGAATAAAGGTTTTAGTATTACCATTGCGGCATTGCTAGTTGGCTTACCTGTGCAGGTTGCGATCAGCGAAGCAACAATGGCTCAAGCAGTACCAGAAGACCGCAAAGTAAATGCAGATCAATTACTTAATTTAGGACTGCAAAAATATCAAGTTGGTCAGTTTGAGGCAGCCTTACAGGTATGGCAACAAGCTTTGGCAATCTATCGAGCAATCAAGGATCGTCAGGGAGAAGGAAAGTTACTAGATAATCTGGGTAAGGCTTACGAATCACTTGGTAAATATGATGAGGCGATCGCATCGCATACCAATAGTTTAGAAATTGCGAAAGAGCTTGGCGATCGCCGCAGCGAAGCAGAATCGCTGATCAATCTAGGTGTGGTCTATCGCTCTCGTGGTAACTATGCTCAGGCGATCGCATACCA containing:
- a CDS encoding CHAT domain-containing protein encodes the protein MQSRKKPSKFVHFFLLPFSLCLVGGVVVSEVTLAQVTAPQKADEDRRLEACRGYFKDQKYQESVQACQQAAADFKKINNRGGESKALNNAGNAYNSLGEYRKAISFLVQSLEISKQIGDRTVEFTALYNLGNSYEKLGEYQKAIDFYQQSLEIVKQINNRGVQGDLLNRLGNAYNSLGQYQKAVDFYQQYLAISKQIGDLKGEGISLGNLGNNYEKRGQLQEAIKFFQQSLAIHKQIGNRNDEGLSLVGLGSTYLRLGEYQKAIDCYQQSLAIAKQISDMSIESFSLIGLGLSYEKLGQYQKAIDFHQQSLAITKQIGDRDSEIISLIGLGNAYDKLGQYQKAIDLFQQSLAISKQVSNRNYESNSLIGLGNAYDKLGQYQKAIDLFQQSLAVSKQIGNLIGESYAFANLGNAYYSLGQYQKAIDFHQQSLVIHKQIRDRNGEAKSFSNLGNAYYSLGQYQKAIDFHQQSLVIHKQIGDRNGEAKSFSHLGSAYERLGQYQKAIDFHQQSLVIHKQIGDRNGEAKSFNNLGNAYYSLGQYQKAIDFYQQSLVILEQIGTLNVKSSVLTNLGNAYFKIGQYQKGIDFYQQSLAITKQIGKRNGEASLLGNLGTTYSIFGQYQKAIDLLQQSLAITKQIGDRSGEALSLNNLGFTFYKLNQPELSILYYKQAINVTESIRKDIRGLSKEEQKLYLNTIESRYRNFTDILLQQNRIIEALQVLDLLKVQELEDYLKNIKGSDRSAQGVRLLAPEQALSDKLLAVSPDNSQAINNQLASQIQQLPQTEINKVPDYLNQIPNGTVLLYPFVLGDRLEIILFSPNNLPIRRTTNISKDQLETLIIDFRAGLFDAGSEDVKEPSIQLYNLLIKPIETELAQFNAKTILYAPDGQLRYIPIAALYDGKQWLVEKYQISNLIAYTLSDFSPQPKNAPNILAGAFGGKAGERKFGQAALPATVKEVQAIANSFNNSVTLIEEQFSRQAIESKFKNHNILHLATHAEFNTGAPDNSFIIFGNGDKIRLNEITDWQIPNIDLIVLSACQTGVGKLGSGVEILGFGYQVQKAGAKQAIASLWSVSDVGTQALMETFYGELQKGDIPVAEALRKAQISLIKSEKYNHPNYWSAFFAIGNGL